A stretch of DNA from Anopheles nili chromosome 2, idAnoNiliSN_F5_01, whole genome shotgun sequence:
TTCTTCAGCGGTGATGAACAATGTTGGTTGAATATTTTCCAATTTAATAACACTTTTCCAATTGCCGTCGGTTTCGCGTGTACGTTCTGTTGTCGCTGCTCGTTTTCTAAATGAACGCATCGAATGCGGCACACACCTTCGGAAGCCACGAATCGAAACCCTCGCGGATGCGTATCGtaattttttcataaaaaaactcGCCACATATCGATGGCTTGCACGGTGCGTGTTCGTGGTGCCCGCGTGTTCGAAGAGACGAACAATATTTTTGTACTCAACCATCGCACGCTTCTTAGTTCCCTTGCTGACCCCTGTCCAACTGAAGGCTGGCAAGAACTTTTTATCGAATAACAAGTCTAGTATTTCCATCATGCGGATTTCGGGATTGTGCTCGTAACCCACGGTACAATCAATCCAATTGTAAACTTGCCTCCTATAATCCTCATCACCTAACCGCTCTTCGAAATCATTCATCTCTTCTATAGAAGTTAAGGGGTTAACGTGAAACTCAATAGAGTTGTCCTGCGGCAAACAATCAGTTCCTGTTATTTCGCTACCTGATCTACCCTCAACTAAAGGAAGGAGAGTTTTCTGTAAGCGGAAAAAACCATCGTTCaattttttccttgtttcatCTTGATTCCTTTCGATGAGAGCCTTGAGGTCGTTGAACATATCCATAATTTGGGGGACGGTTTTTAATTCCTCAAATGAATCTGTCGATTGTTCGTTGGCTATACAAGACGATACTTCCTCCACTATGTTGTCTTTTAAGCTTTGCTCTACAGTAACTATGTTCCATTGATCGCTGGTTGGTTCTTTTCTCTGTATTGATTCCACAGAAATTTCGGGcttcatttgtttgcttcgtcTCTGTACGGTCGTACTTGGGCTAGGGCTGCTTTGAAAAGATTCAATCATTTTACCCGCCGATGAAAGCGTCAAGATATTTGTAAGCTTCACTTGGCACTCGTGCTTCTCCCACATCATCGAAGGCATGCTGTTTTCGTCCGATAACAGCGTGTTTAGCGTGGTAATGTTCCTTACATTGGGCCAGCAGAGGTAAGCCTTTCCACCCTCGCGACGTTGAATCCATGTTTCCGGAGCTGCCACAAGCTCTTTACTCCCCAAAACGTCTGTAGTTTCCACTAAGGCGAACGGCATTCTAAAATCATATTTGAAATAAGTATTGCACATCAAACCTATGCTTTGCTAGATAACGATATAACCAGCTTTATTTCGAACCTGTAATTGTACTAAATTATAAACTATATTCAAAAAATGGTTAAAATAAACTGGCTCGTGAAGAAGCGcctatttttgtttattattattcgctAGTTGGAAGATGCATCGAACAGGCGTCACATATTTAGAATCCAGGTTTTCAGTTCATAATACGTTTACATGCATGGGTTGGCTCCGTTAATTTTCTTTGTCCCGTAatggatgatggaaaatgttaaaaaaagcaTGTTCAGTATCAGTATTTTATTGGCAGTAAATTAATTAACCTGCACAACCACAAGATAAAAGCTATCCGTCGATGAATTTTAAACTGAAATAGTGCGATCAGGCATAAAAATCATTCACAATaacgaaatttaaaatcaaccatttgaatttaaaaaaaagtaaaatcagttattttaaatttgtaCTACTTTTATTTGTTCCATGTTCAACAATCTAATGCTTATACTAATTCTAAATGCTATTAATAAATTCTAACATAACAGTAAAACTCTAGCATTTACTCTAATTCTGATACAAATTTTGAATTGCTATCAGCTTCTTGGCATTCGTGCCATCTATTCTCCAAGTcagcattattttttctctttttggaACGATGTGGAGTGCATTTGCGCAGTCCTTTATTTAGCGCTCGTTTACTGGCATACTTAAGTCTGTTCATAAAAAACATGGCTAAAAACTTAGGACCCACACGAAACGTTGATGTGCTGCCAGCATGAGCAAAGAACTGCAAAATATTCTTGTAACTTCTCATCGCATacttttttacttctttctGGCGCGAGCAACCAGTCCAGCTAAATTGAATAAGAAACCGTTTTTCGAATACCAGATCAAGCGCAGTTATTAATCGAGTTTCGGGATCCTTATCATATATAAGTTTGTCAATCCAATTGTAGGAGTGTTTCCGATAGTCCGCATCTtctaataaattttccaaactaTTCATTTCTTCAATGCTTGTTACAGGACTGAGTTCAAAATGGTCGAGGTCGTTCTCCAATACATTGAGTGTAGTAGAGTGGTTCTTAGTTTCTTCTGCTCCAACATTGTGAACGATCGATTGTAAACTTTTTTGAATATTACGATACATATAGCTCAGattatttttggtttcaacGTGATTTTggattattaaatttttaagtTCCGCAAATTCGTTGCCAGATTGTGAGTCTAGACAATTCAACGGATCTGTGTGCACGATATTAACAGCATTGAATACAATATTAGATGATTCTATTTCTTCATTCTCTTGTTTAGGATCACAGCATGTGTACATGGAAAAGGTAGATTCGTCCTGTTGTGACTGCGTAGTTGATTTcggtttgaataatttttgtcTAATATTAGCCATCTTACCAGCCAACAAGAACGATGGGATACTAGTTCGCTTAACTTCGCATTTATGTGTTTCCCATATTGGCGATGGTTTGCTTTGTTCGTCGGCTACGAGCATATTCAATATGTTAATATTCTTAGTGTTTGGCCAACACAAGTAGGAGACTGCACGATCTCTTTGCTCGATCCACGTTTCTGGTACAGGGACCAGCTCTTTGCAACCTCTAGCATCCGTTAACTCCACTAAAGCATATGGCATTCTACAATAAAAAAGACTTGATAAAAATCATGTTCTAAATTTAACCACATTTGTACCATACCTGGGTATGCTTTCAATATCACCGTATCTGCATAAAACTGtgatttcattcaaaaagATTCTTGAATAATATGGAAACTATTAGGCTTACTgttgtttacaaacaattgACACTTTGTATGAGGCGGAAGAGTTCAAAAGAGACCAAAAAATAATGCACTGTATCACGGAAAGATACAATGCAGATGAGAACATCAAAAAGAGAGAGTTATTTTAAACTAAATCATTCAATTAGCTGACGACGTAAATCTCTACATCAATTAGTAAatgaataaagcaaaataaaacataaatctACATAaatttgtgaaatatttcactttaATGTTGCtagtttgaaatatttcaatatgaATAGATTTTCTTGCATACCAATTTGCTCGAGAAAATGTCATAACGTGAAAGCTGTCAGTCAACATCAACTTCCGCTTGCCAATCTCCGGTACATTGGtatctctttcgctcttttccgTCAATCGTGGACTCGGTAGAGAAACGCATTTCGTGTAGCTCAACGAAAATTTACCGTAAGTGTCGAAAAATGCCTCATCGAGCGTTGCCAATGGCTTCTAAATTGATGTCCGGTCCTGTGTGCGTGTAGTAAAGCCACGAATTGGATCAACTGCGTATTAAAAGCTGTAGTAATTAGGCGTTCCGTACTTACCGCCGAGGAGACCATATCGTTGGGACAGTGGTGTGTGACGTTTAGTGATGTCTCGTAGCCCACGAACGGAATTGTCACCCGGCGGAAGGTGTTCCGACGGTTAAACTGTGGGCTGTTCTACATGCGGTAGCTAAACCTACGGATGTTAATAACACATTCTTTATCTTTTCCTATTTCTCGTTTCAACGCATCGTTTTGCAGACAATGTCCGACGTCGAAGTGTAAGTATCCAGTCGGTTTGTTGACATCGACCATCGTGGACCCTTGGTAGCAGATGCGTTTAGCTTATTGCTGATGCAACTCTACAGCAGGCGATCGCATCAACAACCAACTCAATGAGTGAATGCCTAAATCATGTTTTTATTCCAGTGAGGTCCCTAGTGTGCCCGTCGATGGGGCGATGGATGTTAATACCGCCCTCCAGGAGGTATTGAAAAAATCGCTCATTGCGGACGGTCTAGTGCACGGTATTCACGAGGCATGCAAGGCGCTCGATAAACGCCAGGCCGTACTGTGCATTTTGGCCGAGAGCTGCGACGAGCCCCAATACAAGAAGCTGGTTACGGCTCTCTGCAACGAGCATCAGATTCCGCTGATCCGTGTCGATTCCAACAAGAAGTTGGGCGAGTGGTCCGGCCTGTGCAAGATTGACAAGGAAGGCAAGC
This window harbors:
- the LOC128727201 gene encoding uncharacterized protein LOC128727201, which encodes MPFALVETTDVLGSKELVAAPETWIQRREGGKAYLCWPNVRNITTLNTLLSDENSMPSMMWEKHECQVKLTNILTLSSAGKMIESFQSSPSPSTTVQRRSKQMKPEISVESIQRKEPTSDQWNIVTVEQSLKDNIVEEVSSCIANEQSTDSFEELKTVPQIMDMFNDLKALIERNQDETRKKLNDGFFRLQKTLLPLVEGRSGSEITGTDCLPQDNSIEFHVNPLTSIEEMNDFEERLGDEDYRRQVYNWIDCTVGYEHNPEIRMMEILDLLFDKKFLPAFSWTGVSKGTKKRAMVEYKNIVRLFEHAGTTNTHRASHRYVASFFMKKLRYASARVSIRGFRRCVPHSMRSFRKRAATTERTRETDGNWKSVIKLENIQPTLFITAEEESE
- the LOC128727209 gene encoding uncharacterized protein LOC128727209, with the protein product MPYALVELTDARGCKELVPVPETWIEQRDRAVSYLCWPNTKNINILNMLVADEQSKPSPIWETHKCEVKRTSIPSFLLAGKMANIRQKLFKPKSTTQSQQDESTFSIWTGCSRQKEVKKYAMRSYKNILQFFAHAGSTSTFRVGPKFLAMFFMNRLNLKFIDG
- the LOC128720872 gene encoding 40S ribosomal protein S12 — translated: MSDVEVEVPSVPVDGAMDVNTALQEVLKKSLIADGLVHGIHEACKALDKRQAVLCILAESCDEPQYKKLVTALCNEHQIPLIRVDSNKKLGEWSGLCKIDKEGKPRKICGASCVVLKDFGEETPALDVIKEHLRQTS